One genomic segment of Esox lucius isolate fEsoLuc1 chromosome 15, fEsoLuc1.pri, whole genome shotgun sequence includes these proteins:
- the ddo gene encoding D-aspartate oxidase isoform X1, with protein MKRVKVVVVGAGVVGSSTAVCIAETLTNCSVTLMGDRFTPDTTSDIAAGILICAPFPDIPLERQQKWFKDTIDHLLTIAQSEEASDAGVLLSSGWQLHKSVPVDKKPFWSEFVLGFRTMTDQELKRFPNHKFGQAFTTVKCECSNYLPWLEKRFRKAGGQVVKQKVNNLQELSTQGYDVIVNCSGLGAKTLVEDSQVYPVRGQVLKVHAPWLQHFIRDGEGQSYIYPGMHSVTIGGTRQADDWRLEPDPGDSQNILERCSRLEPSLRRARVLGVSVGLRPSRKNVRLERELLLLGGRQVDVVHNYGHGGWGVTLSWGTALEALSLVRQCLYQRPPSSRL; from the exons ATGAAGCGCGTGAaggttgtggtggtgggggcAGGTGTGGTTGGCTCGTCCACAGCGGTGTGCATCGCTGAGACACTTACCAACTGCTCCGTGACCCTAATGGGAGATAGGTTCACCCCTGACACCACCAGCGATATAGCGGCGGGAATTCTTATTTGCGCACCGTTCCCAG ATATCCCTCTAGAACGCCAGCAGAAGTGGTTCAAGGACACAATAGATCACCTGCTGACCATTGCCCAATCAGAAGAGGCGTCAGATGCGGGGGTGTTGCTCAGCTCCGG ATGGCAACTTCACAAGTCTGTCCCTGTGGATAAAAAGCCATTCTGGTCTGAGTTTGTGTTGGGGTTCCGAACCATGACAGACCAAGAACTGAAGCGGTTTCCTAATCACAAGTTTGGCCAGGCGTTTACAACAGTGAAATGTGAATGTTCCAACTACCTGCCATGGCTGGAGAAGAG GTTTCGAAAAGCAGGGGGCCAGGTTGTGAAACAAAAAGTTAACAATCTTCAAGAACTAAGCACCCAGGGCTATGATGTCATTGTTAACTGCTCCGGTCTGGGTGCCAAGACTTTAGTAGAGGACTCTCAGGTTTACCCAGTCCGGGGACAGGTCCTCAAG GTCCATGCACCTTGGCTCCAGCACTTCATCCGGGATGGGGAAGGCCAGTCGTACATCTACCCAGGGATGCACAGCGTGACGATCGGCGGCACCAG GCAGGCAGACGACTGGCGCCTGGAGCCGGACCCGGGGGACAGCCAGAACATCCTGGAGCGTTGTAGCAGGCTGGAGCCGTCCCTGCGCAGGGCCAGAGTTCTCGGGGTGTCTGTAGGGCTGAGACCCAGTAGGAAGAATGTCCGGTTGGAGAGGGAGCTGCTCCTCCTGGGCGGCCGACAGGTAGACGTGGTGCATAACTACGGCCACGGAGGCTGGGGGGTCACTCTGAGCTGGGGCACAGCCCTGGAGGCACTCAGCCTGGTCAGACAGTGTCTCTATCAGAGACCCCCCAGTTCCAGGCTGTGA
- the ddo gene encoding D-aspartate oxidase isoform X2, giving the protein MLSSDPLVMRIDIPLERQQKWFKDTIDHLLTIAQSEEASDAGVLLSSGWQLHKSVPVDKKPFWSEFVLGFRTMTDQELKRFPNHKFGQAFTTVKCECSNYLPWLEKRFRKAGGQVVKQKVNNLQELSTQGYDVIVNCSGLGAKTLVEDSQVYPVRGQVLKVHAPWLQHFIRDGEGQSYIYPGMHSVTIGGTRQADDWRLEPDPGDSQNILERCSRLEPSLRRARVLGVSVGLRPSRKNVRLERELLLLGGRQVDVVHNYGHGGWGVTLSWGTALEALSLVRQCLYQRPPSSRL; this is encoded by the exons ATGCTCAGTAGTGATCCACTGGTTATGCGCATTG ATATCCCTCTAGAACGCCAGCAGAAGTGGTTCAAGGACACAATAGATCACCTGCTGACCATTGCCCAATCAGAAGAGGCGTCAGATGCGGGGGTGTTGCTCAGCTCCGG ATGGCAACTTCACAAGTCTGTCCCTGTGGATAAAAAGCCATTCTGGTCTGAGTTTGTGTTGGGGTTCCGAACCATGACAGACCAAGAACTGAAGCGGTTTCCTAATCACAAGTTTGGCCAGGCGTTTACAACAGTGAAATGTGAATGTTCCAACTACCTGCCATGGCTGGAGAAGAG GTTTCGAAAAGCAGGGGGCCAGGTTGTGAAACAAAAAGTTAACAATCTTCAAGAACTAAGCACCCAGGGCTATGATGTCATTGTTAACTGCTCCGGTCTGGGTGCCAAGACTTTAGTAGAGGACTCTCAGGTTTACCCAGTCCGGGGACAGGTCCTCAAG GTCCATGCACCTTGGCTCCAGCACTTCATCCGGGATGGGGAAGGCCAGTCGTACATCTACCCAGGGATGCACAGCGTGACGATCGGCGGCACCAG GCAGGCAGACGACTGGCGCCTGGAGCCGGACCCGGGGGACAGCCAGAACATCCTGGAGCGTTGTAGCAGGCTGGAGCCGTCCCTGCGCAGGGCCAGAGTTCTCGGGGTGTCTGTAGGGCTGAGACCCAGTAGGAAGAATGTCCGGTTGGAGAGGGAGCTGCTCCTCCTGGGCGGCCGACAGGTAGACGTGGTGCATAACTACGGCCACGGAGGCTGGGGGGTCACTCTGAGCTGGGGCACAGCCCTGGAGGCACTCAGCCTGGTCAGACAGTGTCTCTATCAGAGACCCCCCAGTTCCAGGCTGTGA
- the ddo gene encoding D-aspartate oxidase isoform X3, which yields MTDQELKRFPNHKFGQAFTTVKCECSNYLPWLEKRFRKAGGQVVKQKVNNLQELSTQGYDVIVNCSGLGAKTLVEDSQVYPVRGQVLKVHAPWLQHFIRDGEGQSYIYPGMHSVTIGGTRQADDWRLEPDPGDSQNILERCSRLEPSLRRARVLGVSVGLRPSRKNVRLERELLLLGGRQVDVVHNYGHGGWGVTLSWGTALEALSLVRQCLYQRPPSSRL from the exons ATGACAGACCAAGAACTGAAGCGGTTTCCTAATCACAAGTTTGGCCAGGCGTTTACAACAGTGAAATGTGAATGTTCCAACTACCTGCCATGGCTGGAGAAGAG GTTTCGAAAAGCAGGGGGCCAGGTTGTGAAACAAAAAGTTAACAATCTTCAAGAACTAAGCACCCAGGGCTATGATGTCATTGTTAACTGCTCCGGTCTGGGTGCCAAGACTTTAGTAGAGGACTCTCAGGTTTACCCAGTCCGGGGACAGGTCCTCAAG GTCCATGCACCTTGGCTCCAGCACTTCATCCGGGATGGGGAAGGCCAGTCGTACATCTACCCAGGGATGCACAGCGTGACGATCGGCGGCACCAG GCAGGCAGACGACTGGCGCCTGGAGCCGGACCCGGGGGACAGCCAGAACATCCTGGAGCGTTGTAGCAGGCTGGAGCCGTCCCTGCGCAGGGCCAGAGTTCTCGGGGTGTCTGTAGGGCTGAGACCCAGTAGGAAGAATGTCCGGTTGGAGAGGGAGCTGCTCCTCCTGGGCGGCCGACAGGTAGACGTGGTGCATAACTACGGCCACGGAGGCTGGGGGGTCACTCTGAGCTGGGGCACAGCCCTGGAGGCACTCAGCCTGGTCAGACAGTGTCTCTATCAGAGACCCCCCAGTTCCAGGCTGTGA
- the zbtb24 gene encoding zinc finger and BTB domain-containing protein 24, whose protein sequence is MSAHTLIPPISTSLTALHSTAHKDTILSKFDKLRKRELLCDITLIVEDVQFKAHKALLAASSGYFSLMFTAEEQISQSTYRLDGMAAETFRAVLEFIYSAQVSVEESLTEQLLDLARLLEVSDLVKAHTGHNLNMTCPSVDGRDLGITNRTCLDVRPEVDTDNREHRRLGGGSFKQPKRKRGRPRKNFTEMPAKALDESNIQEPESDIAKIQGAANETQQVMVDDVTCGDAAEFLAEADDRPASPARDSDCADCDLRSADTRRQSKRKIRPPVKFKGYRVGSRDEKNSDCREPRKRGRKRKYPNTEARCEDCGKVFKNHLFLKIHRRTHTGEKPFKCFACGKSYTQKHTLLDHQRIHTGEKPFICTVCSKALSTKHSLLEHMHLHTEEKIFSCDKCGKTFNQKRQLNSHYRVHTGKSLPECEHCHRRFMDAAQLKKHMRTHTGEKPFTCEICGKCFTAKSTLQTHIRIHRGEKPYVCNICNKSFCDASARRRHQASHTGKKPFTCSFCNLPFARLDNLKTHIKTHNKESIVTVAPEEARGEARVVGEEAGVPSETTEEVRSILQLQPYQLPGHPEQEIQLVDMNNLNFVPGHCGQDQGISIITTSTEGGVLGAAKQAQSRLTLLTQPSGHMQNMALVTQESLDHHNQQIQTISVLQDGHMATGVGGQPEQMHVITLSKEAMEHLEAHHGPPQPVHLAPRPGSLPAPGPIQQLHVMHQHRPHHTLPQPSVTQDQGPVPGQMNREQQAQGQAIHINSSQPISISQTSEQIPSHHIQGQTFQIQAGTVSYLYTTSQSQP, encoded by the exons ATGTCTGCGCATACCCTAATACCACCAATCTCCACTTCTCTCACCGCCCTTCATTCAACAGCACACAAGGACACCATCCTCAGCAAATTCGACAAGTTGCGAAAAAGAGAGCTCCTGTGTGACATCACACTTATTGTTGAAGATGTGCAATTTAAGGCCCATAAGGCCCTTTTGGCCGCCAGCAGTGGCTACTTCTCCCTTATGTTCACTGCCGAGGAGCAGATCAGTCAGTCCACCTACAGGCTGGATGGCATGGCAGCGGAGACATTCAGGGCGGTACTGGAGTTCATCTACAGTGCCCAG GTATCTGTGGAGGAGAGTTTAACAGAGCAGCTGCTTGACCTGGCTAGACTCCTAGAGGTTAGTGATCTGGTGAAAGCCCACACAGGCCATAACCTGAATATGACCTGTCCCAGTGTAGATGGCAGGGACCTTGGGATCACAAACCGTACTTGTTTGGATGTAAGACCTGAAGTGGACACCGACAACAGAGAACATAGAAGACTGGGAGGAGGGTCATTTAAGCAGCCGAAACGGAAAAGGGGCCGTCCTCGAAAGAACTTCACAGAAATGCCCGCCAAGGCCCTGGATGAGTCCAATATACAGGAACCGGAAAGTGACATCGCCAAAATCCAAGGAGCAGCCAATGAAACGCAGCAGGTTATGGTTGACGATGTCACATGTGGAGACGCTGCAGAATTTCTGGCCGAGGCAGATGATAGGCCTGCTTCTCCAGCCAGAGACTCTGACTGTGCGGACTGTGATCTGAGATCAGCCGATACTAGACGACAGAGCAAGAGGAAGATCCGTCCGCCAGTGAAGTTCAAGGGCTACAGGGTGGGCAGCCGAGACGAGAAGAACTCTGACTGCAGAGAGCCAAGGAAGAGGGGCAGAAAAAGGAAATACCCAAACACAGAAGCGCGGTGTGAAGACTGTGGGAAAGTCTTCAAAAACCACCTGTTCTTAAAGATCCACCGCAGGACTCATACAG GTGAAAAGCCTTTCAAGTGTTTTGCATGTGGGAAGAgttacacacagaaacacactctaCTGGACCACCAGCGGattcacactggagagaagcctttcaTCTGCACCGTCTGCTCTAAAGCACTGTCCACCAAGCACTCTCTGTTGGAGCACATGCACCTCCACACTG AAGAAAAAATCTTCAGCTGTGATAAATGCGGAAAGACGTTCAACCAGAAGAGACAACTAAACAGTCACTACAGGGTCCACACTGGTAAATCTTTACCAGAATGTGAACACTGTCACCGTAGGTTCATGGACGCAGCTCAACTGAAGAAACACATGAGAACTCACACAG gTGAGAAGCCTTTTACTTGTGAGATCTGTGGAAAGTGTTTTACAGCCAAGAGCACACTGCAGACCCACATCCGGATTCACAG AGGAGAGAAGCCATATGTCTGTAACATCTGCAACAAGTCGTTCTGTGACGCCAGCGCCAGGCGACGTCACCAAGCCTCCCATACCGGGAAGAAGCCCTTCACCTGCTCCTTCTGCAACCTGCCCTTCGCTCGCCTGGACAACCTAAAGACCCACATCAAGACCCACAACAAGGAGAGCATTGTCACAGTCGCCCCAGAGGAGGCCCGGGGCGAGGCACGGGTGGTAGGGGAGGAGGCCGGGGTCCCCTCGGAGACAACAGAGGAG GTACGCAGCATTCTTCAGCTTCAGCCATACCAGCTACCTGGCCACCCGGAGCAGGAGATCCAGCTGGTTGACATGAACAACCTCAATTTTGTGCCCGGCCACTGTGGGCAGGATCAGGGCATCAGCATTATTACTACTTCCACGGAGGGTGGGGTCTTGGGGGCGGCAAAACAGGCCCAGTCCAGGTTGACCCTCCTGACCCAGCCGTCAGGACACATGCAGAACATGGCCTTGGTCACTCAG GAAAGCTTGGACCATCACAACCAGCAGATCCAGACTATCAGTGTGCTGCAGGACGGACACATGGCCACTGGGGTCGGAGGTCAGCCTGAACAGATGCATGTCATCACCTTATCCAAGGAGGCCATGGAGCATCTCGAGGCTCACCATGGACCGCCCCAGCCTGTTCACCTTGCGCCCAGGCCTGGCTCCCTCCCTGCCCCAGGCCCCATACAGCAGCTCCACGTTATGCACCAGCATCGCCCACACCACACTCTCCCACAGCCGTCCGTCACCCAGGACCAGGGCCCTGTTCCAGGGCAGATGAACAGAGAGCAGCAGGCTCAGGGCCAGGCTATCCACATCAACAGCAGCCAACCCATCTCTATCAGTCAGACCAGTGAACAGATCCCCA
- the sash1b gene encoding SAM and SH3 domain-containing protein 1 isoform X5, which yields MKKTTLENRSSVRKSGIEDGSEEKCDGKRQKNKSFWQSFRKSQSGAVRQTSKGEDVGFVASDITMSDEERIQLMMMVKEKMISVEEALARLKEFETQSRQACSTDPKECPDVPSPPLNEFSSYNSCDQSDCEQEDIGTFRRLHKLVSSSRRVRKKLIRIDESKKLVPEDSLCVDGLVPGDAMSSLSLYSGVQKKQSVPGGCHHVDSLASALRDQPTCDLTTSPSSSSSLDTCSSHTHTYTLDAVSSTTQRLLRAFSKTGGSSPACSPGRRPDTGPTGEGKVAGVGDSGSSLSEIEVGGAEDRVRIARSVTDGEIRRALSPVSSHGRACSFGGFDLTSRTLDMDDGDQEHVNKDGDASVKNVVRSPPTSHRVSLGKKVKSVKETMRKRITKRYHCSLSEQSSPERMSSGPQSPHSNTDTDSPEKPKLKAGGSVESLRSSLSGQSSMSGQTVGTTDSSNSNRESVKSEDGEEEELPYRGPFCGRAMVHTDFTPSPYDTDSLKLKRGDVIDIISKPPMGTWMGLLNGKVGTFKFIYVDVLTEEEVKPKRTRRRRKGRQPKPTSVEELLERINLTEHLPTFLFNGYEDLDTFKLLEEEDLDELNIRDPQHRAVLLTAVELLQEYDGSSDPDRAGQSGESQEKLLLDRRGQLENSPRDSGCYESSENLENGGRGKKMCSSISRSSSGFESSHLLSPEYSSLPLALPSPTLVHPSKTTPQTPPEYQPSATPPPTALTTDSLPRPARFQSRRGHTSKVWLTRSRSYEELGGRPAPTALPRLCLSLGKLHSGLHTTQQHTLENLKPTPTNMSNARGPGEGHPEQEEAPLLNCLEGPSPPPQPELPTDTLELDMVVPRLTGLLSCTHPKICPPARGHRPNHDLARLNPNPNPCGSPTTPEKTSDLASIRFSLESTFVEDVSVTQAATHHCVADLACKRCVADLTNQPCVADLATQPCVADLATQPCVAALATQPCLADLATQPCVADLATQRCIANLTTQPCVADLVTQPCVVDLATQPCVADRVTQPCVADLATQPCVPNLATKPCVPDLATQCCVANLTAQPCVADLVTQPCVADLATQPCVADLVTQPCVADLVTQPCVADLATQPCVAALATQCCVANLTTQPCVADLVTQPCVADLVTQPCVADQATQSCVADLATQPNSSPTLPQSKAHRLLPSKGRKNLPVEPDNLLNERLESEGIDLTTEAYSDKEHLPTFLFNGYEDLDTFKLLEEENLDELNIRDPQHRAVLLTAVELLQEYDGSSEPDRAGQSGESQEKLLLDRRGQLENSPRDSGCYENSENLENGGRGKKMCSSISRSSSGFESSHLLSPEYSSLPLALPSPTLVHPSKTTPQTPPEYQPSATPPPTALTTDSLPRPAHCQNYEKLGERPAPTALPRLCLSLGKLHPGLHATQHHTLENLKPTLTNVSNARGPGEGHPEQEEAPLLNCLEGPSPPPQPELPTDTLELDMVVPRLTGLLSCTHPKICPPAPGRRPKHRFARLNPNPCGSPTTPEKYLDGASKLFSLDSTFVEDVSVTQAATQPCVADLAIQPNSSPTLPQSKAHRLQPTKGRKTLPVEPANLLQERLESEGIDLTTEPYSDKYGRCGIPQSLAQRYSTELNLPLAETMNVLDEVRITQLHKQQRMAVRQRPQTLAH from the exons TCGTGTGACCAGTCAGACTGTGAACAGGAGGACATTGGGACGTTCAGACGGCTCCACAAACTGGTCAGCTCCAGTCGCAGAGTCCGCAAGAAACTCATCAGGATCGACGAGTCCAAGAAGCTTGTGCCTGAGG ATTCTCTTTGTGTAGATGGGCTTGTCCCAGGTGATGCCATGTCCTCGCTGTCCCTGTACTCTGGGGTTCAGAAGAAGCAGTCTGTGCCTGGGGGGTGTCACCACGTCGACTCCTTAGCCTCTGCCCTGCGCGACCAGCCGACCTGCGACCTGaccacctccccctcctcctcctcctccctggaCACTTGCAGCAGCCACACCCACACCTACACACTGGACGCGGTCTCCAGTACCACACAGAGGCTGCTCAGAGCCTTCAGTAAGACAG GAGGATCCAGCCCAGCCTGTAGCCCAGGCAGACGCCCCGACACAGGACCCACTGGGGAGGGGAAGGTGGCGGGGGTCGGGGATAGTGGTTCTTCCCTGTCAGAGATAGAGGTCGGCGGAGCAGAAGACAGAGTCCGGATCGCCCGGTCGGTCACAGATGGAGAGATAAGGAGAGCACTCAGCCCTGTCAGCTCCCATGGG AGAGCCTGTAGCTTTGGCGGGTTTGATTTGACCAGCCGGACTCTGGACATGGATGACGGAGATCAGGAGCATGTG AACAAAGATGGGGATGCCAGTGTGAAAAACGTAGTCAGATCTCCACCGACGAGCCACCGAGTGTCTTTGGGCAAAAAAGTGAAGTCCGTTAAAGAGACCATGAGAAAACGCATCACCAAGAGATATCACTGCTCTCTATCTGAACAG TCCAGCCCAGAGCGTATGTCCAGCGGGCCCCAGTCCCCGCACAGCAACACTGACACAGACTCGCCTGAGAAACCCAAGCTGAAGGCTGGAGGGTCAGTGGAGAGTCTGAGGAGTTCCCTCAGCGGACAAAGCTCCATGA GTGGTCAGACAGTGGGAACAACAGACTCCTCCAACAGCAACAGGGAGAGTGTCAAGTCTGAggacggagaggaagaggaactTCCCTACAGAGGACCTTTCTGTGGTCGAGCCATGGTCCACACTGACTTCACGCCTAGTCCCTATGATACTGACTCTCTCAAACTGAAG AGAGGCGACGTTATTGACATCATTAGCAAGCCTCCAATGGGGACATGGATGGGCCTGTTGAACGGCAAGGTGGGAACCTTTAAGTTCATCTACGTGGACGTGCTGACCGAGGAGGAAGTCAAACCCAAACGCACTCGGCGGAGGAGGAAGGGAAGGCAGCCGAAACCCACCTCTGTAGAGGAACTCCTGGAGCGCATCAACCTCACA GAGCACCTGCCGACCTTCCTGTTCAACGGCTATGAGGACCTGGACACCTTTAAGCTTCTGGAAGAGGAGGATCTGGACGAGCTCAACATCAGAGACCCTCAACACAGGGCTGTGTTGCTCACCGCTGTTGAGCTACTCCAGGAGTACGATG GTAGCAGTGACCCGGACCGCGCTGGCCAATCGGGCGAATCTCAGGAGAAGCTTTTGCTGGACCGTCGGGGCCAACTGGAGAACTCGCCAAGAGACTCTGGCTGCTACGAGAGCAGCGAGAACCTTGAAAATG GAGGGAGGGGCAAAAAGATGTGTTCTTCCATAAGCAGGTCCTCGTCTGGTTTCGAGTCCAGTCACCTCCTGTCCCCAGAgtactcctctctccccctggcCCTCCCCAGCCCCACCTTGGTTCACCCTAGCAAGACCACCCCACAGACCCCACCAGAATATCAACCCTCTGCCACACCCCCTCCAACAGCCTTGACCACCGACAGCCTTCCGAGACCGGCGCGCTTTCAGAGCCGTCGCGGTCACACCAGTAAGGTATGGCTGACGAGGAGCCGGAGCTACGAGGAGCTGGGAGGGAGGCCTGCTCCCACAGCTCTGCCCAGGCTCTGCCTCTCCCTGGGGAAGCTGCACTCAGGGCTCCACACCACTCAGCAGCACACCCTAGAAAACCTGAAGCCAACTCCCACAAACATGTCAAATGCCAGGGGACCAGGAGAGGGCCATCCTGAACAAGAGGAGGCCCCACTACTAAACTGTTTGGAAGGACCCTCCCCGCCCCCACAACCTGAGTTGCCCACTGACACATTAGAGTTGGACATGGTGGTTCCCAGGTTAACAGGGCTTCTTTCATGCACACATCCTAAAATATGCCCACCAGCACGAGGACATAGGCCCAACCATGACTTAGCCAGGCTGAACCCAAACCCAAATCCATGTGGTTCCCCGACAACCCCGGAGAAGACCAGTGACCTTGCCTCAATACGCTTCTCTTTAGAAAGCACCTTTGTAGAGGATGTAAGTGTTACACAAGCAGCAACCCACCACTGCGTCGCAGACCTGGCATGCAAACGCTGCGTCGCAGACCTGACAAACCAACCCTGCGTGGCTGACCTGGCAACCCAACCCTGCGTGGCGGACCTGGCAACCCAACCCTGCGTGGCAGCCCTGGCAACCCAACCCTGCTTGGCAGACCTGGCAACCCAACCCTGCGTGGCGGACCTGGCAACCCAACGCTGCATCGCAAACCTGACAACACAACCCTGCGTCGCGGACCTTGTAACCCAACCGTGCGTTGTGGACCTGGCAACCCAACCCTGCGTGGCAGACCGGGTAACCCAACCCTGCGTGGCAGACCTGGCAACCCAACCCTGCGTGCCAAACCTGGCAACCAAACCCTGCGTGCCAGACCTGGCAACCCAATGCTGTGTCGCAAACCTGACAGCACAACCCTGTGTTGCGGACCTTGTAACCCAACCCTGCGTTGCGGACCTGGCAACCCAACCCTGCGTGGCGGACCTGGTAACCCAACCCTGCGTGGCGGACCTGGTAACCCAACCCTGCGTGGCAGACCTGGCAACCCAACCCTGCGTGGCAGCCCTGGCAACCCAATGCTGCGTCGCAAACCTGACAACACAACCCTGCGTCGCAGACCTTGTAACCCAACCCTGCGTGGCAGACCTGGTTACACAACCCTGTGTTGCAGACCAGGCAACCCAATCCTGCGTCGCAGACCTGGCAACCCAACCCAACTCTTCCCCAACTCTTCCCCAGTCAAAAGCCCACAGGTTGCTGCCCTCTAAGGGAAGGAAAAACCTGCCTGTTGAACCAGACAACCTCCTAAATGAAAGACTGGAGTCCGAGGGGATTGATCTGACAACCGAGGCCTACTCTGATAAG GAGCACCTGCCGACCTTCCTGTTCAACGGCTATGAGGACCTGGACACCTTTAAGCTTCTGGAAGAGGAGAATCTGGACGAGCTCAACATCAGAGACCCTCAACACAGGGCTGTGTTGCTCACCGCTGTTGAGCTACTCCAGGAGTACGATG GTAGCAGTGAACCGGACCGCGCTGGCCAATCGGGCGAATCTCAGGAGAAGCTTTTGCTGGACCGTCGGGGCCAACTGGAGAACTCGCCAAGAGACTCTGGCTGCTACGAGAACAGCGAGAACCTTGAAAATG GAGGGAGGGGCAAAAAGATGTGTTCTTCCATAAGCAGGTCCTCGTCTGGTTTCGAGTCCAGTCACCTCCTGTCCCCAGAgtactcctctctccccctggcCCTCCCCAGCCCCACCTTGGTTCACCCTAGCAAGACCACCCCACAGACCCCACCAGAATATCAGCCCTCTGCCACACCCCCTCCAACAGCCTTGACCACCGACAGCCTTCCGAGACCGGCACACTGTCAAAACTATGAGAAGCTGGGAGAGAGGCCTGCTCCCACAGCTCTGCCCAGACTCTGCCTCTCCCTGGGGAAGCTGCACCCAGGGCTTCACGCCACTCAGCACCACACCCTAGAAAACCTGAAGCCAACTCTCACCAATGTGTCCAATGCCAGGGGACCAGGAGAGGGCCATCCTGAACAAGAGGAGGCCCCACTACTAAACTGTTTGGAAGGACCCTCCCCGCCCCCACAACCTGAGTTGCCCACTGACACATTAGAGTTGGACATGGTGGTTCCCAGGTTAACAGGGCTTCTTTCATGCACACATCCTAAAATATGCCCACCAGCACCAGGACGTAGGCCCAAGCATCGCTTTGCCAGGCTGAACCCAAATCCATGTGGTTCCCCGACAACCCCAGAGAAGTACCTTGATGGTGCCTCCAAACTCTTCTCTTTAGACAGCACCTTTGTAGAGGATGTTAGTGTCACACAAGCAGCAACCCAACCCTGTGTCGCAGACCTGGCAATCCAACCCAACTCTTCCCCAACTCTTCCCCAGTCAAAAGCCCACAGGCTGCAGCCCACTAAAGGACGAAAAACCTTGCCTGTTGAGCCAGCAAACCTCCTCCAGGAAAGACTGGAGTCAGAGGGGATTGATCTGACAACCGAGCCCTACTCTGATAAG TATGGTCGCTGTGGAATTCCCCAGTCTCTGGCTCAGAGGTACTCCACTGAGCTGAACCTGCCTCTAGCAGAGACCATGAACGTCTTGGATGAGGTCAGAATCACACAGCTCCACAAGCAGCAGCGCATGGCA GTGCGTCAAAGACCACAGACCCTTGCACACTGA